A genomic window from Rhizobium sp. EC-SD404 includes:
- a CDS encoding long-chain fatty acid--CoA ligase: protein MEQNIRTTDQNPDKIWLNSYPPGTPADIGPLAYASIGELIETACKRYAERPAFTCMGKSISYADLDTHSAALGAWLQGKGLKQGDRVAVMMPNILQNPVSIAAVLRAGFVVVNVNPLYTPRELQHQLKDSGAKAIIILENFAHTLQEVVAKTDVKHVCVATMGDMMGLKGHVVNLVVRKVKKMVPAWNLPGHTPFKAALADGRGKTLVPAKVKPDDVAFLQYTGGTTGVSKGAVLSHANVLSNGAQINLWLQAAFLNKERPDRLIFVCALPLYHIFALTVNAIMGIDQGAQNILIPNPRDIPGFVKELAKYEVHIFPGLNTLFNALLNNDDFKKLDFSNLILTLGGGMAVQRPVAERWHQLTNCPISEGYGLSETSPVATANRFDRAEFTGTIGLPLPSTEIAIRDEDGKDLGIGDVGEICIRGPQVMKGYWQRDDETAKVMTPDGFFRSGDMGYMDEDGYTKIVDRKKDMILVSGFNVYPNEVEEVAVSHPGIVEAAAIGLPDEHSGEVVKLYVVKKDPSLTEDDVKKHCAEGLTNYKRPKYVEFRDELPKTNVGKILRRKLRDE from the coding sequence GTGGAACAAAATATCAGGACAACCGACCAGAACCCCGACAAGATCTGGCTGAACTCATATCCACCGGGCACTCCGGCCGATATTGGGCCACTGGCCTATGCCTCTATCGGTGAGTTGATCGAAACCGCATGCAAGCGTTATGCGGAGCGGCCGGCATTCACCTGCATGGGCAAATCCATCAGCTATGCCGATCTGGACACCCATTCCGCCGCGCTCGGTGCTTGGCTGCAAGGCAAGGGCCTGAAACAGGGCGACCGCGTTGCCGTGATGATGCCGAACATTTTGCAGAACCCCGTTTCGATCGCAGCCGTGCTGCGTGCGGGCTTCGTCGTCGTCAACGTCAACCCGCTCTACACGCCACGCGAATTGCAGCATCAGCTGAAGGATTCCGGCGCAAAGGCGATCATCATCCTGGAAAACTTCGCCCACACGCTGCAGGAAGTGGTCGCCAAGACCGACGTCAAGCATGTCTGCGTGGCAACCATGGGCGACATGATGGGCCTCAAGGGCCACGTCGTGAACCTCGTGGTTCGCAAGGTGAAGAAGATGGTGCCGGCGTGGAATCTGCCCGGCCATACACCCTTCAAGGCGGCCCTGGCGGACGGCCGGGGCAAGACGCTCGTCCCCGCCAAGGTCAAGCCGGACGACGTCGCGTTCCTGCAATATACCGGCGGCACGACCGGCGTTTCCAAGGGCGCCGTGCTCAGCCATGCCAACGTCCTGTCGAACGGTGCCCAGATCAATCTCTGGCTGCAGGCGGCGTTCCTCAACAAGGAGCGGCCGGATCGGCTGATCTTCGTCTGCGCGCTGCCGCTCTACCACATCTTCGCGCTGACGGTGAACGCGATCATGGGCATCGACCAGGGCGCCCAGAACATCCTGATCCCCAATCCGCGTGACATTCCGGGCTTCGTGAAGGAACTCGCAAAGTATGAGGTCCACATCTTCCCGGGCCTCAACACGCTCTTCAACGCGTTGCTCAACAACGATGATTTCAAGAAGCTGGACTTCAGCAACCTCATTCTGACGCTCGGCGGCGGCATGGCCGTGCAGCGTCCGGTTGCCGAACGGTGGCACCAGCTTACCAACTGCCCGATCTCGGAAGGCTATGGCCTCTCCGAAACATCGCCGGTCGCCACCGCGAACCGCTTCGACCGCGCCGAATTCACCGGCACGATCGGCCTGCCCCTGCCCTCCACGGAGATCGCGATCCGTGACGAGGACGGCAAGGATCTCGGCATCGGCGACGTCGGCGAGATCTGCATCCGCGGCCCGCAGGTCATGAAGGGCTACTGGCAGCGCGACGACGAGACCGCCAAGGTGATGACGCCGGACGGCTTCTTCCGCTCCGGCGACATGGGCTACATGGACGAGGACGGCTACACCAAGATCGTCGACCGGAAGAAGGACATGATCCTCGTCTCCGGCTTCAACGTCTATCCGAACGAGGTCGAGGAAGTGGCCGTGTCCCATCCGGGCATCGTCGAAGCGGCAGCCATCGGCCTACCCGACGAGCACTCCGGCGAAGTCGTGAAGCTTTACGTCGTCAAGAAGGATCCGTCCCTCACCGAAGACGACGTGAAGAAGCATTGCGCCGAAGGCCTGACGAACTACAAGCGCCCGAAATACGTGGAGTTCCGCGACGAACTGCCGAAGACCAATGTCGGCAAGATCCTGCGTCGCAAGCTGCGCGACGAATAA
- a CDS encoding error-prone DNA polymerase: MMRYGELAVSTNFSFLRGASHPHDFIIRALELGHAGIGIADRNTVAGVVRAYSALNELNADYAAQYGKGAKLDFKLVVGARLVFADGTPDILVYPENRAGWGRLCRLLTKGKMGDTKKGDCVLSFADLLSLSADLLFIVMPPDQLDQVEATLAQLSRTAPGSVWLGAAMSRRGDDRRRLVALKSLADAARVPLMALNDVLYHAPERRPLQDILTCIREKTTIEAAGRLLQENAERYLKPPHEMQRLFRDCPEAIGETTDFLARIDFSLDQLKYEYPEEPVPPGKTPQGWLEELTWKHAGWVYPDGVPPKVEALLKQEFALIAKLDYARYFLTIHDIVQFARNRGILCQGRGSAANSAVCFVLGITSVDPATSNLLFARFLSEERREPPDIDVDFEHERREEVIQHLYKRYGRLRAGIAATVIRYRPRSAIREVGKVFGLTDDVTARLGGMVWGSFGDSIPENHVRQAGLDPHNPVIARALDFARQLLTFPRHLSQHVGGFVLTNGRLDETVPIGNAAMEDRTFIEWDKDDIDDLGLMKVDVLALGMLTCIRKCFDLIRLHEERDLDLAAITHDDGVYGMLQKGDSIGVFQVESRAQINMLPRLKPKEFYDLVIQVAIVRPGPIQGDMVHPYLRRRDGLEEVNFPSPAPPHDPDELRHVLERTKGVPLFQEQAMQLAITAAEFTPDQANGLRKAMATFRHNGTIGRFEEMMVDGMARRGYDRAFAERCFAQIKGFGEYGFPESHAASFARLVYVSAWIKHHYPAVFACGLLNSQPMGFYAPAQIVRDAREHDVEVRPVDVNFSHHDNTLERAANGKLALRIGFRQMDGFREDWSEALVSRRGRGYTSIEALWHTVELEHRALKGLADADAFRSIGIDRRDALWAVRRLPEDRPLPLFAAAAQQELGLEQPSRLPPMPLAEQVVADYQTVKLSLKAHPIAFLRERFRKEGIISCAQTADMPDRAFVKVAGVVLVRQRPGKGNAIFMTLEDETGVANTLLWSRLFDRYRRAVMSAKLALVEAQIQRSKEGVVHLMVTAVHDRTGDLATLSDVHSASIELSRADEVTRPNYGRQGEGGRHPRNVRIIPKSRDFH; encoded by the coding sequence ATGATGCGTTATGGCGAACTTGCGGTTTCCACCAATTTCTCCTTTCTGCGCGGGGCCTCCCATCCGCATGATTTCATCATCCGCGCGCTGGAACTCGGCCATGCCGGCATCGGTATCGCCGACCGCAACACGGTAGCAGGCGTCGTACGCGCCTATAGCGCCCTCAACGAGTTGAATGCCGATTACGCCGCTCAGTACGGAAAGGGTGCCAAGCTCGATTTCAAGCTGGTCGTCGGCGCCCGGCTCGTCTTCGCCGACGGCACGCCGGATATCCTCGTCTATCCGGAAAACCGGGCCGGGTGGGGAAGGCTTTGCCGGCTTTTGACCAAGGGCAAGATGGGCGACACGAAGAAAGGCGATTGCGTCTTGAGCTTCGCCGATCTTCTGTCGCTTTCGGCCGATCTTCTGTTCATCGTCATGCCACCCGACCAGCTGGACCAAGTGGAGGCGACGCTCGCGCAGCTTTCGCGGACCGCACCCGGCTCGGTCTGGCTGGGCGCCGCCATGAGCCGCCGCGGGGATGACCGGCGCCGCCTCGTCGCCTTGAAGTCCCTGGCCGATGCGGCGCGCGTGCCGCTGATGGCACTCAATGACGTGCTGTATCACGCTCCCGAACGCCGGCCCCTGCAGGATATCCTCACCTGCATTCGCGAGAAGACGACGATCGAGGCGGCGGGTCGGCTGCTTCAGGAAAATGCCGAGCGCTATTTGAAGCCGCCGCACGAGATGCAGCGGCTGTTTCGCGATTGCCCAGAGGCCATCGGCGAGACCACGGACTTTCTCGCCCGCATCGATTTTTCGCTCGATCAGTTGAAATACGAATATCCCGAAGAACCGGTGCCGCCCGGCAAGACGCCCCAGGGCTGGCTGGAGGAGCTCACCTGGAAACATGCCGGCTGGGTTTACCCCGACGGCGTTCCGCCCAAGGTGGAAGCGCTTTTGAAGCAGGAATTCGCGCTGATCGCGAAGCTCGATTACGCGCGCTACTTCCTGACGATCCACGATATCGTGCAGTTTGCGCGCAACCGGGGCATTCTGTGCCAGGGAAGGGGGTCAGCCGCCAATTCGGCGGTGTGTTTCGTGCTCGGCATCACCTCGGTCGATCCCGCGACCAGCAATCTTCTCTTTGCGCGCTTCCTGTCGGAAGAACGCCGCGAGCCGCCGGATATCGACGTCGACTTCGAGCATGAGCGGCGCGAAGAGGTGATCCAGCACCTTTACAAGCGCTATGGACGGCTGCGCGCGGGCATCGCCGCGACCGTCATCCGCTATCGGCCGCGCAGCGCCATCCGCGAGGTCGGCAAGGTTTTCGGTCTCACCGATGACGTGACGGCCAGGCTTGGGGGCATGGTGTGGGGCAGTTTCGGCGACAGCATTCCTGAAAACCATGTGCGGCAGGCGGGGCTCGATCCCCATAACCCCGTCATCGCCCGCGCGCTCGATTTCGCCCGCCAGCTTCTCACCTTTCCGCGCCATCTCTCCCAGCATGTGGGCGGTTTCGTGCTGACCAACGGGCGGCTCGACGAAACGGTGCCGATCGGCAATGCGGCGATGGAGGACCGTACCTTCATCGAGTGGGACAAGGACGATATCGACGACCTCGGGCTGATGAAGGTCGACGTGCTGGCGCTCGGCATGCTGACCTGCATTCGCAAGTGCTTCGACCTGATCCGGCTGCACGAGGAAAGGGATCTCGATCTCGCTGCCATCACCCACGACGACGGTGTCTACGGCATGCTGCAGAAGGGCGATTCCATCGGCGTCTTCCAGGTGGAAAGCCGGGCGCAGATCAACATGTTGCCGCGCCTGAAGCCGAAGGAATTCTACGATCTCGTCATCCAGGTGGCGATCGTCCGGCCCGGGCCGATCCAGGGCGACATGGTCCATCCCTATCTTCGGCGGCGCGATGGGCTGGAGGAAGTGAATTTTCCTTCGCCCGCGCCACCGCATGATCCGGACGAATTGCGGCACGTTCTTGAGCGCACGAAAGGTGTGCCGCTGTTTCAGGAACAGGCGATGCAGTTGGCGATCACCGCGGCGGAGTTCACGCCGGACCAGGCCAACGGCTTGCGCAAGGCGATGGCGACCTTCCGCCACAACGGCACGATCGGCCGTTTCGAGGAAATGATGGTGGATGGCATGGCGCGGCGCGGTTACGACCGGGCCTTTGCCGAGCGCTGCTTCGCGCAGATCAAAGGCTTCGGCGAGTACGGATTTCCGGAAAGCCATGCGGCTTCCTTTGCCCGCCTGGTTTACGTGTCCGCCTGGATCAAACACCACTACCCGGCGGTCTTTGCCTGTGGCCTCCTCAATTCGCAGCCCATGGGGTTTTATGCCCCGGCGCAGATCGTTCGCGATGCGCGCGAGCATGATGTCGAAGTGCGCCCGGTGGACGTCAATTTCAGCCATCACGACAACACGCTCGAGCGGGCGGCGAACGGCAAGCTCGCCCTGCGCATCGGCTTTCGCCAGATGGACGGTTTTCGCGAGGACTGGTCGGAAGCGCTCGTTTCACGGCGTGGCCGTGGCTACACCAGCATCGAGGCCTTGTGGCACACGGTCGAGCTCGAACATCGCGCACTGAAAGGCCTGGCCGATGCCGATGCATTCCGTTCGATCGGGATCGACCGGCGTGACGCGCTGTGGGCCGTGCGGCGGTTGCCGGAAGATCGGCCGCTACCGCTCTTTGCAGCCGCCGCACAGCAGGAGCTCGGGCTTGAACAACCGTCCCGCCTGCCGCCCATGCCGCTCGCCGAGCAGGTGGTCGCCGATTACCAGACCGTGAAACTCTCGCTCAAGGCGCATCCGATCGCTTTTTTGCGCGAGCGCTTCCGCAAGGAAGGCATCATCTCCTGCGCCCAGACGGCGGACATGCCGGATCGCGCTTTCGTCAAGGTTGCGGGGGTGGTTCTGGTGCGACAGCGGCCCGGCAAGGGCAATGCCATCTTCATGACGCTGGAAGACGAGACAGGCGTCGCCAATACGCTGCTATGGTCGCGGCTTTTCGATCGCTACCGCCGCGCCGTGATGAGCGCGAAGCTTGCCTTGGTCGAAGCCCAGATACAACGAAGCAAGGAAGGCGTGGTGCATCTGATGGTTACTGCTGTGCATGACCGAACCGGTGATCTCGCGACGCTTTCCGATGTCCATTCCGCCAGCATCGAACTGTCACGTGCGGATGAAGTCACCCGGCCGAATTACGGCCGCCAGGGCGAAGGCGGCCGACATCCGCGCAATGTGCGGATCATACCGAAGTCGCGTGACTTCCACTGA
- a CDS encoding type II toxin-antitoxin system HicA family toxin has translation MSRFGSYPARRVLAALQRIGWSVKRQSGSHKVLEREGWPEVVFAFHDSEEIGPRMMTRIAKQTGLEPDHL, from the coding sequence ATGAGCCGTTTTGGCTCTTATCCTGCTCGTCGCGTTTTGGCGGCTCTTCAGCGGATCGGATGGTCCGTAAAACGTCAGAGCGGTTCCCATAAGGTGCTTGAACGCGAAGGTTGGCCCGAGGTGGTCTTCGCATTCCACGATAGCGAAGAAATCGGTCCTCGAATGATGACCCGAATTGCCAAGCAGACTGGGCTTGAGCCTGATCATCTCTGA
- the opgC gene encoding OpgC domain-containing protein, with amino-acid sequence MKRLDIIDGMRGYFLVFMLINHLVFIGGYWLVEINHRQLAFVEDAQGFVFLSGLLIGLVYARKMLKYGKVEGSRKVYSRAFELYRYAMGLVIAVLLVRMVLPGGHEAWWNWLGDTDFSDPLRLAAIATFIFQPTFMDILPQYTVYLLFAPALIWLTLQGQWRTVMVGSFLIWFAAQLGVHRLVTAPLDTLVAGADDQGVRVSFNMMGWQIVFFTALVLGALTAQKKIDWTMIFAPEKTFWPKVALITVLFFLPLRVATAHGFMPDFMIGKFASLEVRADFGPVYLVNFIAVAFGMAWLLIAGPRHANAVVRAVADGLIWVFTLRFLQLLGRHSLQVYVWHVVIVYAVYYMDQRTPELSQLTKTVIAVVSIGLLALPAIWRERDRFFGTADAAAIGNTMAVTPAPASAKTGVRMPTK; translated from the coding sequence GTGAAACGTCTCGATATCATTGATGGAATGCGAGGGTACTTCCTCGTTTTCATGTTGATCAACCACCTCGTGTTCATCGGTGGGTATTGGCTGGTCGAGATCAACCATCGCCAGCTGGCGTTTGTCGAGGACGCTCAGGGGTTCGTGTTTCTGTCAGGTCTTCTGATCGGACTGGTCTACGCCCGCAAGATGCTGAAATACGGCAAGGTTGAAGGATCGCGCAAAGTCTACTCGCGCGCGTTCGAACTCTATCGTTACGCCATGGGTCTCGTCATTGCAGTATTGCTTGTCCGTATGGTTCTGCCGGGCGGTCACGAGGCATGGTGGAACTGGCTCGGCGATACCGATTTCAGCGATCCGCTTCGGCTGGCGGCCATAGCCACGTTCATCTTCCAGCCGACTTTTATGGACATCCTGCCCCAATACACGGTCTACCTGCTCTTCGCGCCTGCGCTGATCTGGCTGACGCTGCAGGGACAATGGCGCACCGTGATGGTGGGCTCCTTTCTGATCTGGTTCGCAGCCCAGCTCGGCGTCCATCGCCTGGTAACGGCGCCGCTCGACACGCTGGTGGCGGGAGCGGACGATCAGGGCGTGCGCGTCAGCTTCAACATGATGGGCTGGCAGATCGTATTTTTCACCGCGCTGGTGCTCGGCGCCCTGACGGCTCAGAAGAAAATCGACTGGACGATGATCTTTGCGCCGGAAAAAACCTTCTGGCCGAAGGTGGCGTTGATCACAGTCCTGTTCTTCCTGCCACTGCGTGTCGCGACCGCTCACGGCTTCATGCCGGATTTCATGATCGGCAAGTTTGCGTCGCTTGAAGTGCGCGCCGACTTCGGTCCGGTCTATCTCGTCAACTTCATCGCCGTCGCGTTCGGCATGGCATGGCTGCTGATTGCCGGACCGCGCCACGCAAACGCTGTCGTGCGTGCGGTGGCCGATGGTCTGATCTGGGTCTTCACCCTGCGCTTCCTTCAATTGCTCGGTCGTCACTCGCTGCAGGTCTATGTCTGGCACGTCGTGATCGTCTATGCTGTCTACTATATGGACCAGCGCACGCCGGAGCTGTCGCAGCTGACGAAGACGGTGATCGCCGTGGTGTCGATCGGCCTTCTTGCCTTGCCGGCGATCTGGCGCGAGCGCGATCGGTTCTTCGGCACGGCAGACGCTGCTGCTATCGGCAACACGATGGCAGTGACACCTGCCCCTGCAAGCGCGAAGACAGGCGTCAGGATGCCGACGAAGTAA
- a CDS encoding DNA polymerase Y family protein yields the protein MSKPLVTVEKVKGALRLAATDKAARALGLSPGLTLADARARVPDIEVCETAPEADRRMLERLADACDRFTPLVGFDGKAGLLLDIAGCVHLFGGEAAMLKEIADKFETAGFKTFAAIASAPDTARAMAQFGFGGIVAGGSEEQAVRPLPVAALGLCAETENGLARAGLRSIGDVAARPRGPLVARFGPELAYRLDLVMGRARSSITPRRTVGDIIVEKRFGEPIGYEEDIRACLRHLAGQAGELLQERGKGGRLFEAAFFRADGKVTRIPVETARPSRDAAALMRLYDAKLEGLADPLDPGFGFDLIRLSVIFSETLVPEAQELSSKGVPTEEASELVERLSARFSPEQVVRFVSRDTHIPERAAEAIPALSSEQSAITWVVQESGEPPLRPLFLFTPPHAIDVTASVPDGPPHRFFWRRVEHAIVKAEGPERIAQEWWRDAGQAMTRDYFRLEDTAGRRFWVYREGLYGVEVTNPRWFLHGIFA from the coding sequence CTGTCTAAGCCTCTCGTCACCGTCGAGAAGGTGAAGGGCGCACTTCGCCTCGCCGCCACCGACAAGGCGGCACGGGCGCTCGGCCTGTCGCCCGGGCTCACTCTTGCCGATGCACGAGCGCGCGTGCCCGATATCGAAGTGTGCGAAACGGCGCCGGAAGCCGACCGGCGCATGCTCGAACGGCTCGCCGATGCCTGCGACCGCTTCACGCCGCTCGTCGGTTTCGATGGCAAGGCCGGTCTTCTGCTGGACATTGCCGGCTGCGTCCACCTTTTCGGTGGCGAGGCGGCCATGCTGAAGGAAATCGCAGACAAGTTCGAAACGGCCGGCTTCAAGACCTTCGCCGCGATCGCGTCGGCGCCGGATACGGCACGCGCAATGGCGCAGTTCGGGTTCGGCGGCATCGTTGCCGGCGGCAGTGAAGAGCAAGCGGTGCGGCCGTTGCCCGTGGCCGCCCTTGGTCTTTGCGCAGAGACCGAAAACGGGCTCGCCCGCGCCGGGCTCAGGAGCATCGGCGATGTCGCGGCGCGTCCGCGCGGGCCGCTCGTTGCGCGCTTTGGTCCGGAACTCGCCTACCGGCTCGATCTCGTGATGGGTCGTGCACGCTCGTCGATCACGCCGCGCCGCACGGTCGGCGACATCATCGTGGAAAAGCGGTTCGGCGAGCCGATCGGCTACGAGGAAGACATTCGCGCGTGCCTGCGCCACCTCGCGGGGCAGGCGGGAGAGCTTCTTCAGGAGCGCGGCAAGGGCGGCCGGCTCTTCGAGGCGGCCTTCTTCAGGGCCGACGGAAAGGTTACGCGCATACCGGTGGAAACGGCGCGGCCCTCGCGCGATGCTGCTGCGCTGATGCGCCTTTACGATGCCAAGCTGGAGGGGCTTGCCGATCCCCTCGATCCCGGCTTCGGCTTCGATCTGATCCGCCTCTCGGTGATCTTCAGCGAAACGCTCGTTCCCGAGGCGCAGGAGCTTTCGTCGAAAGGCGTTCCGACCGAAGAGGCGAGCGAATTGGTGGAGCGGTTGAGCGCACGGTTTTCGCCCGAGCAGGTGGTGCGCTTCGTCTCGCGCGACACGCATATTCCCGAACGTGCCGCCGAAGCCATTCCGGCATTGTCGTCGGAGCAGTCGGCGATCACCTGGGTGGTGCAGGAGAGTGGCGAGCCACCCTTGCGGCCGCTCTTTCTCTTTACGCCGCCCCATGCGATCGACGTCACCGCCTCGGTTCCGGATGGCCCGCCGCATCGCTTCTTCTGGCGCCGGGTCGAGCATGCGATCGTCAAGGCGGAAGGCCCTGAACGCATTGCGCAGGAATGGTGGCGCGATGCCGGACAGGCCATGACGCGCGACTATTTCCGGCTCGAGGACACCGCTGGTCGGCGGTTCTGGGTCTATCGCGAAGGGCTCTACGGGGTGGAAGTCACCAATCCTCGCTGGTTCCTGCACGGGATCTTCGCATGA